A window from Scyliorhinus canicula chromosome 19, sScyCan1.1, whole genome shotgun sequence encodes these proteins:
- the LOC119954005 gene encoding interferon beta-like — MNFPSVWGVWTLLILLPGVLSQDCLRLQLQEVFNKDAQNSLKIMGGPFPLECKTTRESLRTKSLNLHHLVKRLQTQDRIQIVHQTLRHISKIYSMNLASVTWARDKVEHFRLLLDRQLSQLEECVRKPGSSLRRNSAIHNYFRKLEKFLNQEGFSDCAWEIIRTETRARLQQLLFITAQISRRN; from the exons ATGAATTTTCCAAGTGTTTGGGGCGTGTGGACTTTGTTAATCTTGTTACCCGGGGTCTTGAGCCAGGACTGCCTGAGGCTGCAGTTACAGGAAGTCTTCAACAAGGATGCTCAAAATTCCCTGAAGATCATG GGAGGACCCTTTCCATTGGAGTGCAAAACAACGAGAGAATCGCTGAGAACCAAATCTCTGAACCTGCACCATCTCGTCAAGAGGTTACAG ACACAGGACAGGATCCAGATTGTCCATCAGACCCTACGTCACATCAGCAAGATCTACAGCATGAACCTGGCCTCAGTCACCTGGGCCCGGGACAAGGTGGAACATTTCCGGCTTCTCCTGGACCGACAGCTCAGTCAGCTGGAAGAATGTGTCAGGAAACCGGGATCCAGTCTGAGGAGAAACTCCGCCATTCACAATTACTTTCGGAAATTGGAAAAGTTTCTCAATCAGGAG GGATTCAGTGACTGTGCCTGGGAAATAATCCGCACTGAGACCAGGGCCCGATTACAACAGCTCCTTTTCATAACGGCACAAATCAGCAGAAGGAATTAA